The window AGTGTAGGGTTCGGGCACGGAATGGCCTTCCACGACTTTCAAATTGAGTAGCGTGTCACCAATCCTATTAGTATCAAATCCCCATTCCCAAGCGAGGCCCGCCTGTAAGTCCGGCAGTATAAAGTGGCTGAAAATACCCTCAATACCTGCGCCCGCTCTAATCAGCCCAAATTCATCATTCAGTTTGGGTTTGAAGGTCTCCCATAAATCAATCTTAAGAATTCCTTCTAAAATAGCATCCCCTTCTACAAGCTCTATCTTGTACCGGCCGCGATCGTCCAAAAGATCTTCCGCTCCCAGAGTAAGTTCCAGGGTGCTAGTGCTGTCTTGTTCGTAACCTCCAGCGTAGGTATATATGTATTTTTCATTACCGCCAATGGAAACCGTTCCATGATTTGCGTTCGCCAAGTGGCCTTCAATACTGCCAGCAGCCAAGTATTTGCCGCCATCCACCAGTACGCCCGCTGACGACATCATCCACAAACCTCCGACTTCGTCCTGATCCAGCACACCACCGGAAAGCACAGTAATCGAATCCGCCGACAGTATCGTTCCATGGCCTACTTTAAGGTTCCCTGTTATTGTCACATCTCGAGCCTCTGCATGGGTGTCCAGGCCGTCCATTTCCAGGTTTCCACCTATGGCTAAATCACCCGTATGAAAGTCGCCGCCATTTTGAACAGTCATATGGCCATTAATTGAGGAGAGCTGATCGGTACCGCCTAAATCAATCCAGGCGCCACTATCCACTACCACTTCCCCATCAAATTTAATGGGCCCTCGGCCATTAATATAACTATATCTTTCCGATCCTTTCGAGACCCTCAGGCTCCCTCCTTTCTCTACAGTGATTCCGTTGGAGAGCTCCAGGTGAGATCCATCTGTTATAACCATTTCGCCACCATCCTCAATTAAAGCTGAGTGGACGTTCATCGTAGCCTTCTTCAGAGACAGATTGGTTTTTGTCCCAAACTCACTTCCTACCTGGATATCTGCTTTCACAGTGCTTTCTCTAACCCAAGTCACTCGGCCATTCTTCAATTCCAGATGGCTATCGGCGTTACCATTCACAGAGATGCCTGACTGTATCGCTAAATCATGCTCATTGAGGTCGATAACAACACGGTCATTCCGCACGGAGACATCACGAATATCTGTGTTTCCCGACAACGATGCGGTATAAGAACTACCTGCGTTGGTGTTAAAAGACGCCGTATCCGATGCGCCAGGAGCCGTCCCTCCCGCCCAATTCGCGCCATTATTAAAATCACCGCCGCTTGTATTGCTCCAATCAATGACTGTCGCATGCGCAACAGACGCGCAGCTTACAAACACGAATGAAGTTAAAAATCCCAGACCTTGAGTCGTCTTCACTGTTACACCCATTGTGTACTGATTTGTTTTATCTAACTCAGATATTTCATCTTTATTCGAGTCATTCTATTTTTATAATCAATAAAACAAATCCATTTCAATCACTCGAAGTGACATCTATTAAAATTACTTTAATTTATATAAATCAAATGGTTAATTACAAACGTAACGATTAAGTAAACTTGCAAATAGTCACCCTATTACATGATTAATATTCACGTTTTATGTTCCGGCGGACGAGCTCTAAATGGCGGCTCAAATAGCGAGATGAATGAACTACTTTGTCGCTATATTTGTTGGAAAAAGAGGGTTATCCAGAAAAAGAGAACTGCCAGTTCTGGTGAATGCGAGGGCGGTACGCTGATGTGAATCAGGTTGAAAGCGCAGACGCATCCATGCGCCTGATTATTAATATGCCAATATCATCGTCATGTTAATAATGCGTTATTATTTCCCGCCAACAAGACAGCCGCCCATCACAGGGCTTGTCCATACAGAATGAGACTCAAAGGATTCCTGCATGCACTTACCCAAAGGCATCTACCAGCATTACAAAGGACCGCGTTATCAGTTATTGGAGGTGGCGCGGCATTCGGAGACGGAGGAGTGGTTTGTGGTATATCGCGCGTTGTATGGCGACTATGGCGTGTGGGTGCGGCCGTTGGCGATGTTTGACGAAACTATCGAGAAAGACGGGGTCAAAGTAAAACGTTTCGCCTATGTCGGACCCGCAGACGCGGACTCAGAGCGCCCGCAGCAGTAGCCATAATCCCGCTACGCCAGTCATGATCAGGGCGATGCGGTTGAACCATTGTTGGGGTATCCAGACTAGAAAACGGCGTCCTGCGTAAGCGCCGAGCAACACCAGCGGAACTGTCGCAAGATAACTCAGCAGGTAATAGTCCTTGAGCACGCCCAGATAGGCGTAGACCGGAACCTTGGTCAGATTGACGATTAGAAAGAACACCGCCGCGGTGCCGATAAAGCCGTGCTTATCGATCTTCAGCAGCAAAAAATACAAGGTGAGAATAGGACCGGCGGCGTTGCCGATGGTGGTGGCGATACCCGCCATGATGCCAGACGAATAGCGCACGGCGGTCAAGCGCCGCATCGCCCAGGTGGTGATATAAGGCCGCAGCGGCTCCATCGCCACCAGGAACAGAATCAAGGCGCCAATGACAGGCCCAAGGCTTTCGTTATCCAGAAACTGCAACGCCAGAGCGCCAAGCCCGATGCCGATAAAAATGGACGGCAGCATCTTACCCAGCTCACCCCAATGCGCCTGCCGCCAATACAGGCTGACAGCCACCACATCCCCCGCCAGCAGATACAGCAAGGTGATTCCCAGGGCGTCTTTGGGAGGAAACACCAGCGCCATGGCGGCGGAAATCAGGCCGCCCAACGCCGGCACACCCGCTTTGACAAAACCGGTGAATAACGCCACGGCGGCGAGAAAAGCCAATATTGAGGGGTCTAGAAGCGTCATAGAAAAGAGACTGTTCGACAGGCTGCGGCAAGCGTCGAATTATTCGCTGAAGTCGAATGGTTTTCCATTGCACTTTCCGCCATGCTGACGTCTGAATGAATTAAGAAGCAGATGTTATCCATATGCGTTGTATTGTCCACTGCAAGGCGCGCCTTTTCCTGTTCGCCGCCATGACGTTCTGCTCTGCGTTAACGCAGGCCGATGGCGATTTTTCTCAACGCCTGTCCACCGCGGCGCTTGAGCGAACCAACCATCAGGTGGTTTATGACGGCCGCTATCGCTCAATTCCTTACCCCAACGGCGACGTGCCTGCGAACACCGGCGTCTGCACCGATGTGGTGATACGCGCTTACCGTCAACTAGGCGTTGATCTGCAAAAAGAAGTGCATGAGGACATGCGTCAGCATTTCTCGTTGTATCCGAACATCTGGGGGCTGAAAAAGCCGGACGCCAACATCGATCACCGCCGCGTTCCGAATCTGCAGAGCTACTTTTCCCGTCACGGCCAGTCACTGCCCGTCACTGACAAGGCGGAAGATTATCAACCCGGCGATCTGGTGACCTGGATGCTGCCGGGCAACCTGCCTCATATCGGCATCGTTGTGGATAAAAAGCATTGGCTCAGCGGCCGCCCGATGATCGTTCACAACATTGGACGCGGTCCCAAATTAGAGGACATGTTGTTCGACTATCCCATCACCGGGCATTATCGCTACGAAACGCCCTGATCCTCCATGGAGAAGGCCAATAGCCACCAGGCGGCGTGGGGCAGCCATTGCTCGCTCCAGCGCCAACTGTGCAGCGGGTCGTCCGTTTCCATCATGGCGATATCCATTTCATCATGCAGGCTGGAGGTAATGCCGTTGCAAACCCCGCCTTTGGATGCGGGATAAAGTTCGCTGTATTGCGGGTTATCATGGCCCACGCCTTCCACCATGCAGCAATTGAACGGATTAAGTCCCAATAGCCAATTCTGCAAATTCTGTTCGAATCCGCGCAACTCCGCCCGCAGACGTTCTGGAACGTCGTTCTGCCGTCGATACCAGCGGGACGCCGCCGCCAGTGAACCGAGCCGTGCATTCTCCCCCTGCCACCAATAGCCGGATTCATTGCTGTGAGGGAAGAAAAACTGCGCCCGCGGGCGTTGTTTGAGAGGTTTCACCAACTGCCGTGGATACCCGAAAGGGTTGTCCACATCCCGGCTGATAGAGAGATAAAACTCCAGACCACGGCGCACAAAGAACTGCAGCGGAATGTCGCTGTCCATCACCTCCTGCGCTCTCAGCAAGGCGATGATGGGAAGCCCTTCATCGGAGGCGTGGAAGAAAGGACGGTCATTATCTTCTTCCACCCGCCACCAGCCTTCGTAGCCATGACCGCAGCCCTGTTTATTGACCAGATTACGAATGCGCGCCGTGGCGTATTCACAGTAGCGCTCCAGCCCAGTCAGCTGATACAGCTCCACCGCCGCCAGCAGGGCGCAATAGTCGTCGATGATGTTTTCCTTGCCGTTATCCAGGTAGGCGAGATTGTTTTCCTGCAGATGCGCGAAGGCGCGCTCAGCGATGCGCCGGTAGGGTTTGTCATACACGCCAAGCGCCACGCTATACTGCGCCGCCGCGGCCAATGCGGCGATGGCCATGCCGCCGCCCTGACGCAGGCTGGCCTCCCAGCGTTCGCTCTTGTAGCCTTTCTGCGTGGCGTAGTTGCAGATATTGCGCTGCTCGGGGTCCTTGCTCCAGCGATCAAATACAATCTGATAAAAATACCCCTCGTCCTCGTCGAACATCCGGCATAGAAAATCCGCACCGTATAACGCCTCTTCCCCAGCCTGAGCCTGAACAGCCCTGGGCAGGCGCGGGGCCGCCGACAGCAGGCTCCACACCACCAGCGGCGTCTGTTGCGGCGCCATGTAGTTGGCGTAAGAAAGATGACTCAAATATTTGCTGACATCTCCAGAGGCGTCGTACCAGCCGCCGCTGACATCGACGCGCCCGGATTTACGCTGGCCGAAAAACGGCAGGTTGCGGTCATAGTCGTCATAGCGTCCCTGACACCGCACCAGCCGGAAATACTCTGTCATCAGCGGCGTCAGTCGCTGTCCGATACTCGGGTCTATGTCAAACCAGTGCGAGCGCGCGCGACCGCCGTCCGCCTCACAGCCATCCATTTCAAAGCGATAGCGACCCGCTTCCGTAACCTGACTGAAGTCCAAAACGTAACAGTCGCCGGTGTGCCAGCCAGCGGCGCGCATGGGATCGCCCAAAGCGAATCTGGCCACGATCTCGCCGTCCTCACTGATCAGTTGCGCCATCGAGCCGGTTAATCGCTCCCGGGTTTGGACGATGCAACGTTTGACGGCGTCACAGGAATAACCAAGATGGTTCACAAGCAGGCTGGTCGACATAAAAGCGTTCCGAAAATGAGTTCAATAAAGATGACAACGAATGGCGTGGTTATCCGCCAGCTGGCGTAACGCCGGCATGACGTCCCTGCATTCGGCGAGGGCTTGCGGACAGCGATGGACGAAAGGACAACCTTTAGCGTTCGGGTGAGGCATAGGCGCCGGGGCGGTCGAGGGATCGTCGCCCGCACCGGGAATGGAGTTCAGCAGCAACCGGGTATAAGGGTGCTGCGGATTCTGTGTAATAGCCTCGCTATCGCCCTGCTCCACCAAAGAGCCGCCGAAAAGGACGGCGATGTCGTCAGCGAAATAACGCGCCGAAGCCAGATCATGAGTGATGAACAGAAACGCAATGCCCTGCTCCTGCTTCAGATCCAACAGCAGATTCAGAATGCCGATGCGCACCGACACATCCAGCATGGAAGTGGGTTCATCCGCCAGAATCACTTTCGGCTTCACCGCCAGCGCTCTGGCGATGGCGACTCGTTGCCGCTGACCGCCACTCAGCTCATGGGGGCGTTTCGCGGCGGTCTCATCGGCGGGATGCAGGCCGACCCGCTCCAGCAAGATGCGGGCTTGGCGGGCGGCGTCGGCCGGGTTATCGACAATGCCGTTGGCCAGCAGGGGCCGCTCAATCTGATAACCGATGGATAAGGCCGGATTAAGAGAGCTGAACGGGTCTTGAAAGATCATTTGCACACTACGACGATACGCGGCGATCTCCTTGGATTTAGATGCGATCAGGCCCTCGCCGCGCCAAAAAATATCGCCTTGCGTCGGCTGGTGCAGACCGCTCAACAATCGCGCGCAGGTGCTCTTGCCGCTGCCCGACTCGCCCACTAACGCCAGGGCCCTGCCCGGCCGCAGAGACAAGCTGACCTCACGTAAGGCGCGCAATACGGATCGGCGCCCCCATGTTCCGGTTTTAAAATCCAGGGACACATTTTCCATGCGCAGCAATGCTGATTCTGACGTCATGAGACCTCCGCAGTTTGCGTCGTCGCTACGTGCGGACGGGAAACTCTGGCGCAGGCGACGACGCGTCCTTCTGTTAAAGACGCCAATGCTTGCGCTTGGGTGAGACAGGTCGACTCCGCCTTCTCGCAACGGGGCGCAAAAGCGCAACCTGCGATCGATTCCGTCAGACGCGGCGGCGCGCCGGGGATGCCCTGCAGGCGTCTGCGAGGGCCGCACAATGACGGAAAGGAGCGCAGCAGCGCTTGCGTATAAGGATGCGCCGGTTGCTCTCCGACCTGCCGCGTCGTTCCGGCTTCCACCAGTCGGCCCGCGTACATGACCCCGATGCGGTCGCAAAACTCCAGCATCAATCCCAGGTCGTGGGAGATAAACAGCACAGAGAAGCCAAACTCCCGCTGCAATGCGGAAATCTTGCCGATGATGTCGCGCTGCACCACCACATCCAACGCCGTGGTCGGCTCATCCATGATGATCAGCCGGGGCCGCAACGCCAGCGCCATGGCGATGCAGATACGCTGCCGCATGCCGCCGCTGAATTGATGGGGATAATCGTCCAGTCTGCCGGGATCGATGCCCACCAGGGCAAACAGCTCCCTGGTTCGGGCGCGGGCTTGATCCTCATTCACGCGCTGGTGGGCGCGAATGGCGTCGCACACCTGTTCCGACACCCGAATCACCGGGTTCAAGGCGTTCATGGCGCTCTGCAGGACAACGCTGGTCTGCGCCCAGCGAAACGCCCGCAGCCGTTTTGCGTCCATGCGCAGCACGTCCTGTCCTTCAAACAGCACTTCGCCATCGGAAACAAAACCCGGCATGCGAATCAAACTGGCGATAGCGAAAGCAGTGGTGCTCTTGCCGCAGCCGGATTCCCCCGCCAGACCGAACACCTCGCCTGCGCGAATGTCGAAGCTGATCTCATCCACAGCGCGGGCGACGCCGGCGTCCGTCAGGTAATCCACACACAGATTGCGAATGCTCAGTAAAACATCAGTCATTGACAGGCAATCCCTTCTTGCGCAGGTAGGCGATGACCGCTTTTTCCCCGCGCCGCTTGCGCAGCAGTGGGTTGGCGATTTCATCCACTGTGAAGTTGATCAATACCAGCGCCGCGCCGGTGAGCATGATGGCGAAGCAGGCGGGCAGAATTTCCCACCAGGCGCCGACCTGCAGCGCCGAATTCTGCTGCCCCCAGAATAAAATGGTTCCCCAGGTCACCGCGCTGGGGTCGCCCAGACCAATGAATTCCAGACCCGCCTCCGCCAGAATGGCGTAGATGGTGGTCAGCACAAAGCCGCTCACCACCAGAGACAGCATGTTGGGCAGAATGTGAGCCGCCAGAATGCGCCACCAGGGCTCATTCAGCAGTTGCGCGGCCAAAATGAAGTCTTTATGGCGGATTTGCAGGGTCTGCGCCCGGATAATACGGGCGGTCCAGCCCCAGCCGGTGGCGGCCAGCACCAATCCAATCACCATGGGGCTGGCGCTGTCGACAAAGCTGGCGATCACGATGATCAGCGGCAGCGCGGGAATCACCAGCGCCACGTTGACAATGAAGCTGATGACGTCATCCAGACGGCCGCCGAAATAGCCGGCGCACATGCCCACGAACACCCCGATCACGGTCGCCAGCAATCCAGCCAATAACCCTACCGTCAGACTGGCGCGGGCGCCGTAAAGCAATTGTGCGAAGACGTCCTTGCCCATGCGCGTGGTTCCCAGCCAGTGCTCGCTATCCGGCGGCAGTTGCGGCATGGCGCTCATGCGATCCGGTGGAAACTCCGCCAACCAGGGCGCGCCCAAAGCAGCCGCCGTCAGCAGCAGTAGAATCAGCAGACCCACGACGCCGCGCTTATCCGCCAGAAACACCCTTAGAGGCGCCGGCGCCCGGCTCAGCAGCCCTCCCGTCTTTATCTTGTCCAGGCCCAGCTCGACCTGAAGTTCATGCAATTTCACGCCAATTCACTCCTGTCGCGTAAACGGGGGTCCAGCAGCAGATTCAACAGATCCGCAATCAGGTTCGCCAACAACACGGTGAACGTCAGAAACAACAGTTGTCCCTGAATAAAGGCGTAATCTCTTTTCTCAATCGCGGCGAGGGTGAACTTGCCCAATCCGGGATAGTTGAACACCACCTCCGTGATCAACGCGCCTCCCAGCACAAACCCGAAAGTCAGGGCCAGTGACGTGATCTGCGGCAACATGGCGTTGCGAGCGGCGTAGCGAAACAGAATGCGGCGACCGCTAAGTCCCTTGGCCCGCGCCAGGGTGATGTAATCTTCGTTGAGCAGGTTGATCATGGTGTTGCGCATGCTCAGATGCCAGCCGCCGATAGCGATGATCACCAGGGACGCCAGCGGCAGCACGCTGTGATACAAGACGCTGCCCATGAAGGCCATATTCAGTCCCGGCTCCAGGTCGATGTCGTAGGCGCGTCCCAAAGGAAACCATTGCAGTTGCAGGGCGAAACCGTAAAGCAGCAGTAACGCCACCACAGCCGGGGTAAACGCATTGAGCATGACGTTCACCGGGGTGAACAGCGTGTCGAAGAAGGAGCCGCGCCGCCAGGCCGCGAACATTCCAAATAAAATGCCCACGCCAAAACTCAGCAAGGTCGCAACGCCCACCAGAAACAGAGTCCAGCCGGCGGCGTATAACAGCATTTCTGAGGCCGGCTGCGGAAAATTAACCGTGGAGACGCCCAGATCGCCGTGTAGCAGCCGCACCACATAGGCGACGAACTGATCCCACAGACTGCCGTCGAGCCCATAGGCGGCGCGCATGGCGTCCAGACTTTGCTGGGACATGCGTCCGCGCAGGCTGACGAACAATGTCGCCGCCGGATCTCCGGGCATCAGACGGGGGATAAAAAAGTTGAGGGTCAACGCCACCACAAAGGCGGCGCAATAAAACCCCAGACGACGCAGAATAAAGCGCATCAACCCATCTCCCTGGCGGAGGCTATTGCCGCGCCACTTGCGCCGCCGCGTCTTTACGCAGGGACAGATTCAGTACATGCACGCCCCGCTCCGGCACCCCCAGATGCAACATCGGCCGCACATAAGGATTGTCCTGAGTCACCCAGCCCTGAAAGCGGGAGTCGTTGTACTGATACCAATCCGGATTGGCGAACAGAGTGATGACCGGCAGTTTCTCCGCCACCTGTTTGTGCACCTGGGTCAGCCATTTTTTCTGTTCGGCCCGATCCTGGGTCTGCGCGAAGCGATCCAGCGCCTGATTGATTTCTGGAATGACCATGCCGTGCATGTTCTGCTCCAACCGCCGCCCTTCCGCCAGCCCGTCCGTGGCGAACATCAGACTGTAGGTTCCATGAGGCGTCGCGGAAGGCTTGGTCCACATGATGTAAACATCGAAATCGCCCTGGGTGGTTCCCGCAAACCAGGTGCTCTCGTCCTGGGTGCTGAGATGGGCGTTGACCCCGATATCGCGCAGATTCTCCGACACCGTCATCATGGTGTTGACCCAGTCCGACCAGCCGGAGGGCACCGCCAGTTTGAACTCAATGGGGGAGCCGTCCGGATTGTCGCGCCAGCCGTCGCCATCGCGATCAACGAAGCCGTTTTCATCTAACAAG is drawn from Hahella sp. KA22 and contains these coding sequences:
- a CDS encoding ABC transporter ATP-binding protein — protein: MTDVLLSIRNLCVDYLTDAGVARAVDEISFDIRAGEVFGLAGESGCGKSTTAFAIASLIRMPGFVSDGEVLFEGQDVLRMDAKRLRAFRWAQTSVVLQSAMNALNPVIRVSEQVCDAIRAHQRVNEDQARARTRELFALVGIDPGRLDDYPHQFSGGMRQRICIAMALALRPRLIIMDEPTTALDVVVQRDIIGKISALQREFGFSVLFISHDLGLMLEFCDRIGVMYAGRLVEAGTTRQVGEQPAHPYTQALLRSFPSLCGPRRRLQGIPGAPPRLTESIAGCAFAPRCEKAESTCLTQAQALASLTEGRVVACARVSRPHVATTQTAEVS
- a CDS encoding ABC transporter permease, which produces MKLHELQVELGLDKIKTGGLLSRAPAPLRVFLADKRGVVGLLILLLLTAAALGAPWLAEFPPDRMSAMPQLPPDSEHWLGTTRMGKDVFAQLLYGARASLTVGLLAGLLATVIGVFVGMCAGYFGGRLDDVISFIVNVALVIPALPLIIVIASFVDSASPMVIGLVLAATGWGWTARIIRAQTLQIRHKDFILAAQLLNEPWWRILAAHILPNMLSLVVSGFVLTTIYAILAEAGLEFIGLGDPSAVTWGTILFWGQQNSALQVGAWWEILPACFAIMLTGAALVLINFTVDEIANPLLRKRRGEKAVIAYLRKKGLPVND
- a CDS encoding ABC transporter ATP-binding protein, with translation MTSESALLRMENVSLDFKTGTWGRRSVLRALREVSLSLRPGRALALVGESGSGKSTCARLLSGLHQPTQGDIFWRGEGLIASKSKEIAAYRRSVQMIFQDPFSSLNPALSIGYQIERPLLANGIVDNPADAARQARILLERVGLHPADETAAKRPHELSGGQRQRVAIARALAVKPKVILADEPTSMLDVSVRIGILNLLLDLKQEQGIAFLFITHDLASARYFADDIAVLFGGSLVEQGDSEAITQNPQHPYTRLLLNSIPGAGDDPSTAPAPMPHPNAKGCPFVHRCPQALAECRDVMPALRQLADNHAIRCHLY
- a CDS encoding DUF1287 domain-containing protein, giving the protein MRCIVHCKARLFLFAAMTFCSALTQADGDFSQRLSTAALERTNHQVVYDGRYRSIPYPNGDVPANTGVCTDVVIRAYRQLGVDLQKEVHEDMRQHFSLYPNIWGLKKPDANIDHRRVPNLQSYFSRHGQSLPVTDKAEDYQPGDLVTWMLPGNLPHIGIVVDKKHWLSGRPMIVHNIGRGPKLEDMLFDYPITGHYRYETP
- a CDS encoding glycoside hydrolase family 9 protein — its product is MSTSLLVNHLGYSCDAVKRCIVQTRERLTGSMAQLISEDGEIVARFALGDPMRAAGWHTGDCYVLDFSQVTEAGRYRFEMDGCEADGGRARSHWFDIDPSIGQRLTPLMTEYFRLVRCQGRYDDYDRNLPFFGQRKSGRVDVSGGWYDASGDVSKYLSHLSYANYMAPQQTPLVVWSLLSAAPRLPRAVQAQAGEEALYGADFLCRMFDEDEGYFYQIVFDRWSKDPEQRNICNYATQKGYKSERWEASLRQGGGMAIAALAAAAQYSVALGVYDKPYRRIAERAFAHLQENNLAYLDNGKENIIDDYCALLAAVELYQLTGLERYCEYATARIRNLVNKQGCGHGYEGWWRVEEDNDRPFFHASDEGLPIIALLRAQEVMDSDIPLQFFVRRGLEFYLSISRDVDNPFGYPRQLVKPLKQRPRAQFFFPHSNESGYWWQGENARLGSLAAASRWYRRQNDVPERLRAELRGFEQNLQNWLLGLNPFNCCMVEGVGHDNPQYSELYPASKGGVCNGITSSLHDEMDIAMMETDDPLHSWRWSEQWLPHAAWWLLAFSMEDQGVS
- a CDS encoding sulfite exporter TauE/SafE family protein: MTLLDPSILAFLAAVALFTGFVKAGVPALGGLISAAMALVFPPKDALGITLLYLLAGDVVAVSLYWRQAHWGELGKMLPSIFIGIGLGALALQFLDNESLGPVIGALILFLVAMEPLRPYITTWAMRRLTAVRYSSGIMAGIATTIGNAAGPILTLYFLLLKIDKHGFIGTAAVFFLIVNLTKVPVYAYLGVLKDYYLLSYLATVPLVLLGAYAGRRFLVWIPQQWFNRIALIMTGVAGLWLLLRAL
- a CDS encoding DUF1653 domain-containing protein, which encodes MHLPKGIYQHYKGPRYQLLEVARHSETEEWFVVYRALYGDYGVWVRPLAMFDETIEKDGVKVKRFAYVGPADADSERPQQ
- a CDS encoding PEP-CTERM sorting domain-containing protein, producing the protein MKTTQGLGFLTSFVFVSCASVAHATVIDWSNTSGGDFNNGANWAGGTAPGASDTASFNTNAGSSYTASLSGNTDIRDVSVRNDRVVIDLNEHDLAIQSGISVNGNADSHLELKNGRVTWVRESTVKADIQVGSEFGTKTNLSLKKATMNVHSALIEDGGEMVITDGSHLELSNGITVEKGGSLRVSKGSERYSYINGRGPIKFDGEVVVDSGAWIDLGGTDQLSSINGHMTVQNGGDFHTGDLAIGGNLEMDGLDTHAEARDVTITGNLKVGHGTILSADSITVLSGGVLDQDEVGGLWMMSSAGVLVDGGKYLAAGSIEGHLANANHGTVSIGGNEKYIYTYAGGYEQDSTSTLELTLGAEDLLDDRGRYKIELVEGDAILEGILKIDLWETFKPKLNDEFGLIRAGAGIEGIFSHFILPDLQAGLAWEWGFDTNRIGDTLLNLKVVEGHSVPEPYTLALMTISLAGFAGARRFRKAA
- a CDS encoding ABC transporter permease, yielding MRFILRRLGFYCAAFVVALTLNFFIPRLMPGDPAATLFVSLRGRMSQQSLDAMRAAYGLDGSLWDQFVAYVVRLLHGDLGVSTVNFPQPASEMLLYAAGWTLFLVGVATLLSFGVGILFGMFAAWRRGSFFDTLFTPVNVMLNAFTPAVVALLLLYGFALQLQWFPLGRAYDIDLEPGLNMAFMGSVLYHSVLPLASLVIIAIGGWHLSMRNTMINLLNEDYITLARAKGLSGRRILFRYAARNAMLPQITSLALTFGFVLGGALITEVVFNYPGLGKFTLAAIEKRDYAFIQGQLLFLTFTVLLANLIADLLNLLLDPRLRDRSELA